The Neovison vison isolate M4711 chromosome 5, ASM_NN_V1, whole genome shotgun sequence genome includes a region encoding these proteins:
- the RARA gene encoding retinoic acid receptor alpha isoform X4 encodes MAQTTVAIETQSSSSEEIVPSPPSPPPLPRIYKPCFVCQDKSSGYHYGVSACEGCKGFFRRSIQKNMVYTCHRDKNCIINKVTRNRCQYCRLQKCFEVGMSKESVRNDRNKKKKEAPKPECSESYTLTPEVGELIEKVRKAHQETFPALCQLGKYTTNNSSEQRVSLDIDLWDKFSELSTKCIIKTVEFAKQLPGFTTLTIADQITLLKAACLDILILRICTRYTPEQDTMTFSDGLTLNRTQMHNAGFGPLTDLVFAFANQLLPLEMDDAETGLLSAICLICGDRQDLEQPDRVDMLQEPLLEALKVYVRKRRPSRPHMFPKMLMKITDLRSISAKGAERVITLKMEIPGSMPPLIQEMLENSEGLDTLSGQPGGGGRDGGGLAPPPGSCSPSLSPSSNRSSPATHSP; translated from the exons cCATCGAGACCCAGAGCAGCAGTTCAGAAGAGATAGTGCCCAGCCCTCCCTCGCCGCCCCCTCTCCCCCGCATCTACAAGCCTTGCTTTGTCTGCCAGGACAAATCCTCAGGCTACCACTATGGGGTCAGCGCCTGTGAGGGCTGCAAG GGCTTCTTCCGCCGCAGCATCCAGAAGAACATGGTGTACACGTGTCACCGGGACAAGAACTGCATCATCAACAAGGTGACCCGGAACCGCTGCCAGTATTGCCGACTGCAGAAGTGCTTTGAAGTGGGCATGTCCAAGGAGT CTGTGAGGAACGACAgaaacaagaagaagaaggaggcgCCCAAGCCCGAGTGCTCCGAGAGCTACACGCTGACGCCTGAGGTCGGGGAGCTCATCGAGAAGGTGCGCAAAGCGCACCAGGAAaccttccctgccctctgccagCTGGGCAAATACACTACG AACAACAGCTCAGAGCAACGTGTCTCTCTGGACATTGACCTCTGGGACAAGTTCAGTGAACTCTCCACCAAGTGCATCATTAAGACTGTGGAGTTCGCCAAGCAACTGCCCGGCTTCACCACCCTCACCATTGCTGACCAGATCACCCTCCTCAAGGCTGCCTGCCTGGACATCCTG ATCCTGCGGATCTGCACGCGGTACACGCCCGAGCAGGACACCATGACCTTTTCCGATGGGCTGACCTTGAACCGGACCCAGATGCACAATGCCGGCTTCGGCCCCCTCACGGACCTGGTCTTCGCCTTCGCCAACCAGCTGCTGCCCCTGGAGATGGATGATGCTGAGACTGGGCTTCTCAGTGCCATCTGTCTCATCtgtggag ACCGGCAGGACCTGGAGCAGCCAGACAGGGTGGACATGCTTCAGGAGCCGCTGCTGGAGGCGCTGAAGGTCTATGTGCGGAAACGGAGGCCCAGCCGCCCCCACATGTTCCCCAAGATGCTGATGAAGATCACAGACCTGCGAAGCATCAGTGCTAAGG GGGCTGAGCGGGTGATCACCCTGAAGATGGAGATCCCGGGCTCCATGCCACCTCTCATCCAGGAAATGCTGGAGAACTCGGAGGGCCTGGACACTCTGAGCGGACAgccagggggcggggggcgggatggGGGCGGCCTGGCCCCCCCACCCGGCAGCTGTAGCCCCAGCCTCAGTCCCAGCTCGAACAGAAGCAGCCCGGCCACCCACTCCCCGTGA
- the RARA gene encoding retinoic acid receptor alpha isoform X3, whose product MGETPAPLPSLPLRAAPTSPRTQPPSVLCVLLLWSIFPSIETQSSSSEEIVPSPPSPPPLPRIYKPCFVCQDKSSGYHYGVSACEGCKGFFRRSIQKNMVYTCHRDKNCIINKVTRNRCQYCRLQKCFEVGMSKESVRNDRNKKKKEAPKPECSESYTLTPEVGELIEKVRKAHQETFPALCQLGKYTTNNSSEQRVSLDIDLWDKFSELSTKCIIKTVEFAKQLPGFTTLTIADQITLLKAACLDILILRICTRYTPEQDTMTFSDGLTLNRTQMHNAGFGPLTDLVFAFANQLLPLEMDDAETGLLSAICLICGDRQDLEQPDRVDMLQEPLLEALKVYVRKRRPSRPHMFPKMLMKITDLRSISAKGAERVITLKMEIPGSMPPLIQEMLENSEGLDTLSGQPGGGGRDGGGLAPPPGSCSPSLSPSSNRSSPATHSP is encoded by the exons cCATCGAGACCCAGAGCAGCAGTTCAGAAGAGATAGTGCCCAGCCCTCCCTCGCCGCCCCCTCTCCCCCGCATCTACAAGCCTTGCTTTGTCTGCCAGGACAAATCCTCAGGCTACCACTATGGGGTCAGCGCCTGTGAGGGCTGCAAG GGCTTCTTCCGCCGCAGCATCCAGAAGAACATGGTGTACACGTGTCACCGGGACAAGAACTGCATCATCAACAAGGTGACCCGGAACCGCTGCCAGTATTGCCGACTGCAGAAGTGCTTTGAAGTGGGCATGTCCAAGGAGT CTGTGAGGAACGACAgaaacaagaagaagaaggaggcgCCCAAGCCCGAGTGCTCCGAGAGCTACACGCTGACGCCTGAGGTCGGGGAGCTCATCGAGAAGGTGCGCAAAGCGCACCAGGAAaccttccctgccctctgccagCTGGGCAAATACACTACG AACAACAGCTCAGAGCAACGTGTCTCTCTGGACATTGACCTCTGGGACAAGTTCAGTGAACTCTCCACCAAGTGCATCATTAAGACTGTGGAGTTCGCCAAGCAACTGCCCGGCTTCACCACCCTCACCATTGCTGACCAGATCACCCTCCTCAAGGCTGCCTGCCTGGACATCCTG ATCCTGCGGATCTGCACGCGGTACACGCCCGAGCAGGACACCATGACCTTTTCCGATGGGCTGACCTTGAACCGGACCCAGATGCACAATGCCGGCTTCGGCCCCCTCACGGACCTGGTCTTCGCCTTCGCCAACCAGCTGCTGCCCCTGGAGATGGATGATGCTGAGACTGGGCTTCTCAGTGCCATCTGTCTCATCtgtggag ACCGGCAGGACCTGGAGCAGCCAGACAGGGTGGACATGCTTCAGGAGCCGCTGCTGGAGGCGCTGAAGGTCTATGTGCGGAAACGGAGGCCCAGCCGCCCCCACATGTTCCCCAAGATGCTGATGAAGATCACAGACCTGCGAAGCATCAGTGCTAAGG GGGCTGAGCGGGTGATCACCCTGAAGATGGAGATCCCGGGCTCCATGCCACCTCTCATCCAGGAAATGCTGGAGAACTCGGAGGGCCTGGACACTCTGAGCGGACAgccagggggcggggggcgggatggGGGCGGCCTGGCCCCCCCACCCGGCAGCTGTAGCCCCAGCCTCAGTCCCAGCTCGAACAGAAGCAGCCCGGCCACCCACTCCCCGTGA
- the GJD3 gene encoding gap junction delta-3 protein — MGEWAFLGSLLDAVQLQSPLVGRLWLVVMLIFRILVLATVGGAVFEDEQEEFVCNTLQPGCRQTCYDRAFPVSHYRFWLFHILLLSAPPVLFVIYSVHRAGKEAGGADAGPGPRPPPRRRCYLLSVALRLLAELAFLAGQALLYGFRVAPHFACAGPPCPHTVDCFVSRPTEKTVFVLFYFAVGLLSALLSVAELGHLLWKGRPRAGRCRQGAERDGRRHPAHEEAQQLLPPPPPPPPLPPIPPSRRPRPDDPSGPPAYAHPGPAGDSEGGSGRSKASLATVRQDLAI; from the coding sequence ATGGGGGAGTGGGCGTTCCTGGGCTCGCTGCTGGACGCCGTGCAGCTGCAGTCGCCGCTCGTGGGCCGCCTGTGGCTGGTGGTCATGCTGATCTTCCGCATCCTGGTGCTGGCCACGGTGGGCGGCGCCGTGTTCGAGGACGAGCAGGAGGAGTTCGTGTGCAACACGCTGCAGCCGGGCTGCCGCCAGACGTGCTACGACCGCGCCTTCCCCGTCTCCCACTACCGCTTCTGGCTCTTCCACATCCTGCTGCTCTCGGCGCCGCCCGTGCTCTTCGTCATCTACTCGGTGCACCGGGCCGGCAAGGAGGCGGGCGGCGCGGACGCCGGGCCCGGGCCCCGGCCCCCGCCGCGCCGCCGCTGCTACCTGCTGAGCGTGGCGCTGCGCCTGCTGGCCGAGCTGGCCTTCCTGGCGGGCCAGGCGCTGCTCTACGGCTTCCGCGTGGCCCCGCACTTCGCGTGCGCCGGCCCGCCGTGCCCGCACACCGTGGACTGCTTCGTGAGCCGGCCCACCGAGAAGACCGTCTTCGTGCTCTTCTACTTCGCCGTGGGGCTGCTCTCGGCGCTGCTCAGCGTGGCCGAGCTGGGCCACCTGCTCTGGAAGGGCCGCCCGCGCGCCGGGCGCTGTCGCCAGGGGGCCGAGCGCGACGGCCGCCGCCACCCAGCGCACGAGGAGGCGCAGCAGctgctcccgccgccgccgccgccgccgccgctgcccccGATCCCGCCCTCCCGCCGCCCGCGCCCCGACGACCCCAGCGGCCCGCCCGCCTACGCGCACCCGGGCCCCGCCGGCGACAGCGAGGGCGGCAGTGGCCGCAGCAAGGCGTCTCTGGCCACCGTCCGCCAGGACCTGGCCATCTAG
- the RARA gene encoding retinoic acid receptor alpha isoform X6, with the protein MVYTCHRDKNCIINKVTRNRCQYCRLQKCFEVGMSKESVRNDRNKKKKEAPKPECSESYTLTPEVGELIEKVRKAHQETFPALCQLGKYTTNNSSEQRVSLDIDLWDKFSELSTKCIIKTVEFAKQLPGFTTLTIADQITLLKAACLDILILRICTRYTPEQDTMTFSDGLTLNRTQMHNAGFGPLTDLVFAFANQLLPLEMDDAETGLLSAICLICGDRQDLEQPDRVDMLQEPLLEALKVYVRKRRPSRPHMFPKMLMKITDLRSISAKGAERVITLKMEIPGSMPPLIQEMLENSEGLDTLSGQPGGGGRDGGGLAPPPGSCSPSLSPSSNRSSPATHSP; encoded by the exons ATGGTGTACACGTGTCACCGGGACAAGAACTGCATCATCAACAAGGTGACCCGGAACCGCTGCCAGTATTGCCGACTGCAGAAGTGCTTTGAAGTGGGCATGTCCAAGGAGT CTGTGAGGAACGACAgaaacaagaagaagaaggaggcgCCCAAGCCCGAGTGCTCCGAGAGCTACACGCTGACGCCTGAGGTCGGGGAGCTCATCGAGAAGGTGCGCAAAGCGCACCAGGAAaccttccctgccctctgccagCTGGGCAAATACACTACG AACAACAGCTCAGAGCAACGTGTCTCTCTGGACATTGACCTCTGGGACAAGTTCAGTGAACTCTCCACCAAGTGCATCATTAAGACTGTGGAGTTCGCCAAGCAACTGCCCGGCTTCACCACCCTCACCATTGCTGACCAGATCACCCTCCTCAAGGCTGCCTGCCTGGACATCCTG ATCCTGCGGATCTGCACGCGGTACACGCCCGAGCAGGACACCATGACCTTTTCCGATGGGCTGACCTTGAACCGGACCCAGATGCACAATGCCGGCTTCGGCCCCCTCACGGACCTGGTCTTCGCCTTCGCCAACCAGCTGCTGCCCCTGGAGATGGATGATGCTGAGACTGGGCTTCTCAGTGCCATCTGTCTCATCtgtggag ACCGGCAGGACCTGGAGCAGCCAGACAGGGTGGACATGCTTCAGGAGCCGCTGCTGGAGGCGCTGAAGGTCTATGTGCGGAAACGGAGGCCCAGCCGCCCCCACATGTTCCCCAAGATGCTGATGAAGATCACAGACCTGCGAAGCATCAGTGCTAAGG GGGCTGAGCGGGTGATCACCCTGAAGATGGAGATCCCGGGCTCCATGCCACCTCTCATCCAGGAAATGCTGGAGAACTCGGAGGGCCTGGACACTCTGAGCGGACAgccagggggcggggggcgggatggGGGCGGCCTGGCCCCCCCACCCGGCAGCTGTAGCCCCAGCCTCAGTCCCAGCTCGAACAGAAGCAGCCCGGCCACCCACTCCCCGTGA